Proteins encoded in a region of the Paucibacter sediminis genome:
- a CDS encoding alpha-2-macroglobulin family protein: MAAKATTAIKFGLAALAVAGAAAAGWFGWQAWQGRGVNELGSSAEIGGEQAAFAFSECKARMFDGSPAIAVSFTQALDRRQDFGALLKASEGAKDGKPEDAKPLEARWVLGDNPRVLYLPYVTPERKYRVTLNAGLAAKSGAKLATPQSCELLSEAMPTSFYFASRGVVLPAEQNGGLPVVSVNTPEVDLQFLRIKPEALPRFLEQVGGRREEQRRAQQSDEEGGEYEGGYYWDDGARRLKGQVGGYILDQLREMSDSVYIGRFATDARPNRRNVSYLPVERIKELQEPGIYVAVMSQPGRFGWDYQVTHYYVTDIGLHVRRHTEQLDVFATSLKSGRSLSGIELTLVDEQGKALGQAQSDGDGHAVFKGRSDKARALLARRGNKEMAVLALRDPALDLSEFDATGHASRNHKLFIYAGRDLYRPGESFQVSVLARDADGRAPAKPLPLTLTLKKPDGSSLVNQLVKPGATGAAYYQQALTLPADAPTGGWTLQARVDPAAKQPDAQWSFKVEEFLPERMKLELKAAEGVMRGDTALDVQVQGDYLYGAPAAGNRLQASVYAERQLNPLAQKLPGFLFGDFADDKQRFREDLGDQELDEKGNAELQLAPKLGERHSPMLVRGSFSLLESGGRPVVRSIERSWWPAAELLAVRPMFDRNVAQEGALAEFELTRVDAAGNFKPAKEPLSLKLIYEERQWYWRYDDGRGWNSGYNTSEEVVEARSIKLDARSKLALPVRWGRYRLEISDPATQQTLRYAFYAGWGAQDADDMGNRPDRVQLKLQGAPFKPGALAKLSIKPPHDGEALLTVEGDRVLYAKRLSVSAKGTEVEIPVSADWQRHDLYITVAAFRPGSQGDRVTPARALGLVHLPLYREERKVKLELQAPAKATPDSQLPVLVKAPALAGKPAIVTVSAVDVGILNITRYKTPDPVDFFFGKHRYGADMLDLYGKLIEKMEGGQAKQRFGGDAGKRDTQSMPRKVLLVDLFSGPVQLDAKGEARLNLKLPDFNGTLRLMAVVSSADSYGSAQAESVIAAPLVAELAMPRFIAPGDKASIALDVTNLSGATQEVKVQLEAGAPLKITGTPEPIKLADKQRKVLRFQAEATDAWGLAPLKLTVTAGASLKLVREAALQVQPTTPLTREIRRVRLEPGASMKLEPTLLDAYWAGSAALSLAVSDKPPIDVRAQVRELLMYPYGCLEQTTSSAYPLVFIDEDAAKRFGMSPISREERAKRLDGAFARLSGMQQPKGGFGLWAASSPYEAWLSAYVTGFLQDARDGGFNVPETMLKRSLEALTEQFQRAPAFQTQPPKAFKRDANGRLSDYREVELLRMAHQRFAEAAHAGYILAREQKAPLATLRTLHESYRGNARSPLPLIHLGLALKLMGDEARAKVALDDAMKAAYGLQPEQSEGSGWWWGEWLGDYGSKVRDLALGYALLQRHQIVHERREGLLFDLAGDFDRRRYFSTQERLALFLAANSAMGAASANEKGWKASLTQGSSASTAWAGSGTQQQAIEPAKLKAGVSLKNEGAGTVFVEVAAQGYPVKLPAAQEDRISIERALFSTDGKPVSARTFNTGDMLIVRLRVQANKQAIKDGLVVDRIPAGFEVENLNLSQGPQAGEFTVEGTNIAAANANARIVHTEYRDDRFVAAAKLDGSRLELFYLVRAVTPGRYVVPAPYAEDMYRPEIRGIGKAEGEITVVDKRAVP, translated from the coding sequence ATGGCGGCAAAGGCGACGACGGCAATCAAGTTCGGGCTCGCGGCCCTGGCAGTGGCGGGTGCGGCGGCGGCAGGCTGGTTCGGCTGGCAGGCATGGCAAGGCCGCGGCGTCAACGAGTTAGGCAGCAGCGCCGAGATCGGCGGCGAGCAGGCCGCCTTTGCCTTCAGCGAATGCAAGGCGCGCATGTTCGACGGCTCGCCCGCCATCGCGGTGAGCTTCACCCAGGCGCTGGACCGCCGCCAGGACTTCGGCGCCCTGCTGAAGGCCAGCGAGGGCGCCAAGGACGGCAAGCCCGAGGACGCGAAGCCGCTGGAAGCGCGCTGGGTGCTGGGCGACAACCCGCGCGTGCTCTACCTGCCCTATGTGACGCCGGAGCGCAAATACCGCGTCACGCTGAACGCCGGGCTGGCCGCCAAGTCGGGCGCCAAGCTGGCCACGCCGCAGAGCTGCGAGCTGCTGAGCGAAGCCATGCCCACCAGCTTCTACTTCGCCAGCCGCGGCGTGGTGCTGCCGGCCGAGCAGAACGGCGGCCTGCCGGTGGTGAGCGTGAACACGCCCGAGGTGGACCTGCAGTTCCTGCGCATCAAGCCCGAGGCCCTGCCGCGCTTTCTGGAGCAGGTGGGCGGCCGGCGCGAGGAACAACGCCGCGCGCAGCAGAGCGACGAAGAAGGTGGCGAGTACGAGGGCGGCTATTACTGGGACGACGGCGCGCGCCGGCTCAAGGGCCAGGTGGGCGGCTACATCCTCGACCAGCTGCGCGAGATGTCCGACAGCGTCTACATCGGCCGCTTCGCCACCGATGCGCGGCCGAACCGCCGCAACGTCAGCTACCTGCCGGTGGAGCGCATCAAGGAGCTGCAGGAGCCCGGGATCTATGTGGCGGTGATGAGCCAGCCCGGCCGCTTTGGCTGGGACTACCAGGTCACGCATTACTACGTCACCGACATCGGCCTGCATGTGCGGCGGCACACCGAGCAGCTGGACGTGTTCGCCACCTCGCTGAAGAGCGGGCGCTCGCTCAGCGGCATCGAGCTCACCCTGGTGGACGAGCAGGGCAAGGCCCTGGGCCAGGCGCAGAGCGATGGCGATGGCCATGCCGTCTTCAAGGGCCGCAGCGACAAGGCGCGCGCGCTGCTGGCCAGGCGCGGCAACAAGGAAATGGCGGTGCTGGCGCTGCGCGACCCGGCGCTGGATCTCTCGGAGTTCGACGCCACCGGCCATGCCTCGCGCAACCACAAGCTCTTCATCTATGCCGGGCGCGATCTGTACCGGCCGGGCGAATCGTTCCAGGTCTCGGTGCTGGCGCGCGACGCCGACGGCCGCGCGCCGGCCAAACCCCTGCCGCTGACCCTCACGCTCAAGAAGCCCGATGGCAGCAGCCTGGTGAACCAGCTGGTCAAGCCCGGCGCGACGGGCGCCGCCTACTACCAGCAAGCCCTGACCCTGCCCGCCGATGCCCCCACCGGCGGCTGGACCCTGCAGGCCCGCGTGGACCCGGCCGCCAAGCAGCCGGACGCGCAATGGAGCTTCAAGGTCGAGGAGTTTCTGCCCGAGCGCATGAAGCTGGAACTCAAGGCCGCCGAGGGCGTGATGCGCGGCGACACCGCGCTGGACGTGCAGGTGCAGGGCGACTATCTCTACGGCGCCCCCGCCGCCGGCAACCGCCTGCAGGCCAGCGTCTATGCCGAGCGCCAGCTCAACCCGCTGGCGCAGAAGCTGCCCGGCTTCCTGTTCGGCGACTTTGCCGACGACAAGCAGCGTTTCCGTGAAGACCTGGGCGACCAGGAGCTGGACGAGAAGGGCAATGCCGAGCTGCAGCTGGCGCCCAAGCTGGGCGAGCGCCACTCGCCCATGCTGGTGCGCGGCAGCTTCAGCCTGCTGGAGTCGGGCGGCCGGCCGGTGGTGCGCTCGATCGAGCGCAGCTGGTGGCCCGCCGCCGAGCTGCTGGCCGTCCGCCCCATGTTCGATCGCAACGTCGCCCAGGAGGGCGCGCTGGCCGAGTTCGAGCTCACGCGCGTGGATGCGGCCGGCAACTTCAAGCCCGCCAAGGAACCTCTGTCACTCAAGCTGATTTACGAGGAGCGCCAGTGGTACTGGCGCTATGACGACGGCCGCGGCTGGAACTCCGGCTACAACACCAGCGAGGAAGTGGTGGAGGCGCGCAGCATCAAGCTGGATGCGCGCAGCAAGCTGGCCCTGCCGGTGCGCTGGGGCCGCTACCGCCTGGAGATCAGCGACCCGGCCACCCAGCAGACGCTGCGCTACGCCTTCTACGCCGGCTGGGGCGCGCAGGACGCCGACGACATGGGCAACCGCCCCGACCGCGTGCAGCTCAAGCTGCAGGGCGCGCCCTTCAAGCCCGGCGCCCTGGCCAAGCTCAGCATCAAGCCGCCGCACGATGGCGAGGCCCTGCTCACCGTGGAGGGCGACCGCGTGCTCTACGCCAAGCGCCTGAGCGTGAGCGCCAAGGGCACCGAGGTGGAGATTCCCGTGTCTGCCGACTGGCAGCGCCACGACCTCTACATCACCGTGGCCGCCTTCCGCCCCGGCAGCCAGGGCGACCGCGTCACCCCCGCGCGTGCGCTGGGCCTGGTACACCTGCCGCTCTACCGCGAGGAGCGCAAGGTCAAGCTGGAGCTGCAGGCGCCGGCCAAGGCCACGCCCGACAGCCAGCTGCCCGTGCTGGTGAAGGCGCCTGCGCTCGCGGGCAAGCCGGCCATCGTCACCGTCTCGGCGGTGGACGTGGGCATCCTCAACATCACCCGCTACAAGACCCCCGACCCGGTGGACTTCTTCTTCGGCAAGCACCGCTACGGCGCCGACATGCTGGACCTCTACGGCAAGCTGATCGAGAAGATGGAGGGCGGCCAGGCCAAGCAGCGCTTCGGCGGCGACGCCGGCAAGCGCGACACCCAGAGCATGCCGCGCAAGGTCTTGCTGGTGGACCTGTTCAGCGGCCCGGTGCAGCTGGACGCCAAGGGCGAGGCCAGGCTGAACCTCAAGCTGCCGGACTTCAACGGCACGCTGCGCCTGATGGCGGTGGTGAGCAGCGCGGACAGCTATGGCAGCGCCCAGGCCGAGAGCGTGATTGCCGCGCCCCTGGTGGCCGAGCTGGCCATGCCGCGCTTCATCGCCCCGGGCGACAAGGCCAGCATCGCGCTGGACGTGACCAACCTCAGCGGCGCCACGCAGGAGGTCAAGGTGCAGCTGGAGGCCGGCGCGCCGCTCAAGATCACCGGCACGCCCGAACCCATCAAGCTGGCCGACAAGCAGCGCAAGGTGCTGCGCTTCCAGGCCGAGGCCACCGATGCCTGGGGCCTGGCGCCGCTCAAGCTCACCGTCACGGCCGGCGCTTCGCTCAAGCTGGTGCGCGAGGCGGCGCTGCAGGTGCAGCCCACCACGCCGCTGACGCGCGAGATCCGCCGCGTGCGCCTGGAGCCGGGCGCCAGCATGAAGCTGGAGCCCACGCTGCTGGATGCCTACTGGGCCGGCTCGGCCGCGCTCAGCCTGGCCGTCTCCGACAAGCCGCCCATCGACGTGCGGGCCCAGGTGCGCGAGCTCTTGATGTATCCCTACGGCTGCCTGGAGCAGACCACCAGCAGCGCCTATCCCCTGGTGTTCATCGACGAGGACGCCGCCAAGCGCTTCGGCATGAGCCCCATCAGCCGTGAAGAGCGCGCCAAGCGCCTGGACGGCGCCTTCGCGCGCCTCTCGGGCATGCAGCAGCCCAAGGGCGGCTTCGGGCTCTGGGCCGCCTCCAGCCCCTACGAGGCCTGGCTGAGCGCCTATGTCACCGGCTTCCTGCAGGACGCGCGCGACGGCGGCTTCAACGTGCCCGAGACCATGCTCAAGCGCAGCCTGGAGGCGCTCACCGAGCAGTTCCAGCGCGCGCCGGCCTTCCAGACCCAGCCGCCCAAGGCCTTCAAGCGCGATGCCAACGGCCGCCTGAGCGACTACCGCGAGGTGGAGCTGCTGCGCATGGCGCACCAGCGCTTTGCCGAGGCCGCGCATGCCGGCTACATCCTGGCGCGCGAGCAGAAGGCGCCGCTGGCCACGCTGCGCACCCTGCACGAAAGCTACCGCGGCAATGCGCGCTCGCCGCTGCCGCTGATCCACCTGGGCCTGGCGCTCAAGCTGATGGGCGACGAGGCGCGCGCCAAGGTGGCGCTGGACGATGCCATGAAGGCCGCCTACGGCCTGCAGCCCGAGCAGAGCGAGGGTAGCGGCTGGTGGTGGGGCGAGTGGCTGGGCGACTACGGCTCCAAGGTGCGCGACCTGGCCCTGGGCTATGCCCTGCTGCAGCGCCACCAGATCGTGCACGAGCGCCGCGAGGGCCTGCTGTTCGACCTGGCCGGCGACTTCGACCGCCGCCGCTACTTCTCCACCCAGGAGCGCCTGGCACTCTTCCTGGCCGCCAACAGCGCCATGGGTGCGGCCAGCGCGAATGAGAAGGGCTGGAAGGCCAGCCTCACCCAGGGCAGCAGCGCCAGCACCGCCTGGGCCGGCAGTGGCACGCAGCAGCAAGCCATCGAACCCGCCAAGCTCAAGGCCGGCGTGAGCCTGAAGAACGAGGGCGCCGGCACGGTGTTTGTGGAGGTGGCGGCGCAGGGCTACCCGGTCAAGTTGCCGGCCGCGCAGGAAGATCGCATCAGCATCGAGCGCGCCCTCTTCAGCACCGATGGCAAGCCGGTGAGCGCGCGTACTTTCAACACCGGCGACATGCTGATCGTGCGCCTGCGCGTGCAAGCCAACAAGCAGGCCATCAAGGACGGCCTGGTGGTGGACCGCATCCCGGCCGGCTTCGAGGTCGAGAACCTCAACCTCAGCCAGGGCCCGCAGGCCGGCGAGTTCACGGTGGAGGGCACGAACATCGCGGCCGCCAACGCCAACGCGCGCATCGTCCACACCGAGTACCGCGACGACCGCTTCGTGGCCGCCGCCAAGCTCGACGGCAGCCGCCTGGAGCTGTTCTACCTGGTGCGCGCCGTGACCCCAGGCCGCTACGTGGTGCCGGCGCCCTACGCCGAAGACATGTACCGCCCCGAGATCCGCGGCATCGGCAAGGCGGAGGGCGAGATCACGGTGGTGGACAAGCGTGCGGTTCCGTAA